One region of Niallia sp. Man26 genomic DNA includes:
- a CDS encoding NAD(P)-dependent oxidoreductase, which produces MLSKENTVIGFIGIGVMGKSMARNLMKKGYSVVVYNRTKEKAADLLQEGAAWAASPKEAAEKANVIITIVGYPKDVEEVYLGENGIITNGKENTYVIDMTTSTPSLAKKLFEEAKSKKMHALDAPVSGGDIGAREAKLSIMVGGDKEAFHDMLPIFEILGTNIVYQGPAGSGQHTKMCNQIAIASNMIGVCEAIVYAEKAGLNPENVLKSISTGAAGSFSLTNLAPRMIKGDFDPGFYIKHFIKDMKIAMEEAEKMGMETPGLTLAESLYSRLSALGQDELGTQALYKYWQQ; this is translated from the coding sequence ATGCTTTCTAAAGAAAATACGGTAATTGGATTTATCGGCATCGGTGTAATGGGAAAAAGCATGGCGCGCAATCTCATGAAAAAAGGGTATTCTGTTGTGGTGTATAACCGCACGAAGGAAAAAGCAGCAGATTTGCTGCAGGAAGGCGCAGCTTGGGCTGCAAGTCCGAAAGAAGCAGCGGAAAAAGCTAATGTTATCATTACGATCGTTGGCTACCCTAAAGATGTGGAAGAAGTGTATTTAGGGGAGAATGGAATCATAACAAACGGCAAAGAAAATACATATGTGATTGATATGACAACATCAACTCCAAGCTTGGCTAAAAAGCTTTTTGAAGAAGCTAAGAGCAAAAAGATGCATGCATTAGATGCACCTGTTTCTGGCGGCGATATTGGCGCTAGGGAGGCTAAGCTGTCGATAATGGTCGGAGGAGACAAGGAAGCCTTCCATGATATGCTGCCAATTTTCGAAATCTTGGGAACAAATATCGTTTACCAAGGTCCGGCAGGCTCTGGACAGCATACGAAGATGTGCAATCAGATTGCCATTGCTTCGAATATGATAGGAGTTTGTGAAGCGATTGTTTATGCTGAAAAAGCAGGCTTAAACCCGGAAAATGTTTTGAAAAGCATTTCGACAGGAGCAGCGGGCAGCTTTTCGTTGACTAACTTGGCTCCGAGAATGATTAAAGGAGACTTTGACCCAGGTTTTTATATTAAGCATTTTATTAAAGATATGAAAATTGCCATGGAAGAAGCAGAAAAAATGGGCATGGAAACACCAGGCTTGACGCTGGCTGAAAGCTTGTACAGCAGACTGTCTGCTTTAGGTCAAGACGAGTTGGGCACACAGGCATTATATAAATACTGGCAGCAATAA
- a CDS encoding aminotransferase A, with protein sequence MEYLINKKVKDIEISGIRKFSNMVAGKKDMLSLTIGQPDFPTPDHIKEAAKKAIDEDFTTYTHNAGDLSLREAASNFVNQKYGLNYNPQSEVIVTAGASEAIDIAFRTILDEGVEVILPGPVYPGYEPIVRLCGANPVYVDIKDNGFRFTAELIAPYITNKTRCIVLPYPSNPTGVSLNKQELLAIAELLKDKDIFVLADEIYSELLFDADHISIGSFLREKTIVINGLSKSHSMTGWRIGFLFAPESICQQILKVHQYNVTCASSVSQRAALQALTVGINDSLAMKEEYKKRRDYLYSRLADMGLEVINPDGAFYFFIKIPVAGTSSFDFCLDLVEKANLAVVPGSAFSALGEGYFRISFAYSFDTLKEACDRLAAYLASH encoded by the coding sequence ATGGAATATTTGATAAACAAAAAAGTAAAGGATATTGAAATATCCGGAATTCGTAAATTCTCCAACATGGTTGCAGGCAAAAAAGACATGCTTTCCCTTACAATCGGCCAGCCTGATTTTCCTACACCAGATCATATTAAAGAAGCTGCCAAAAAAGCAATTGATGAGGATTTTACGACATATACTCATAATGCAGGAGATCTTTCACTCAGAGAGGCAGCAAGTAACTTTGTCAACCAAAAATACGGCTTAAACTATAATCCCCAATCAGAGGTTATTGTAACTGCAGGCGCAAGTGAAGCAATCGATATAGCCTTCCGGACCATATTAGACGAAGGTGTCGAAGTGATACTTCCAGGACCTGTTTATCCTGGATATGAGCCGATAGTTCGCCTTTGCGGGGCAAATCCAGTTTATGTGGATATTAAAGACAATGGGTTTCGCTTTACTGCAGAGCTTATTGCACCATACATAACAAATAAGACTAGATGCATCGTTTTGCCGTATCCAAGCAATCCGACAGGTGTCAGCCTTAACAAGCAGGAACTTTTGGCTATAGCTGAACTGCTTAAAGACAAAGATATATTCGTACTGGCAGATGAAATCTACAGCGAACTACTCTTTGATGCTGATCATATATCCATCGGCAGTTTTTTAAGAGAAAAAACGATTGTGATTAATGGTCTATCTAAATCTCACAGCATGACAGGCTGGAGAATTGGTTTTCTGTTTGCTCCTGAAAGCATTTGCCAGCAAATATTGAAAGTTCATCAATACAACGTGACATGCGCGTCATCTGTTTCCCAGCGAGCAGCATTACAGGCATTAACTGTCGGCATTAATGACAGTTTAGCAATGAAAGAGGAGTATAAAAAAAGACGGGACTATCTTTACTCCCGCCTGGCAGATATGGGCTTAGAAGTGATAAACCCTGACGGCGCCTTTTACTTTTTCATTAAGATACCTGTAGCAGGCACAAGCTCCTTTGACTTTTGCTTGGATTTAGTGGAAAAGGCCAATTTAGCAGTTGTTCCAGGCAGCGCTTTTTCAGCTTTAGGAGAAGGCTATTTCCGCATTTCCTTCGCTTATTCTTTTGATACATTAAAAGAGGCATGTGACAGACTTGCAGCATATTTAGCCTCCCATTAA
- a CDS encoding MFS transporter: MEQRKIQTKDLRGPALYFSLPILAWALYDAANTIFSSNINTIFFPLYLKEVIGSNEVQDQIASTLISYSNALASFLLVLFSPLFGVLMDRTGRKKKYIIIFTIITVISTVLMGVFGGITFQDSIIGIPMSLFIVILLFVFAKFTYHSSLVFYDAMISDLGTKEQLPLISGFGVAVGYMGTLIGLLVYIFVGDDNFHQSFIPTGLLFLLLSLPLFFIIKDTPKQTAEKQSFLSGYKEIYETFKQAKSYRNIFTFMIAYFFLNDAVATTIAMMAVYAQAIVGFSTGKFIVLYLVSTLSSIIGSFIFGYIAKRIGAYQSIRIVGYLLVAALIIATAAWNELMFWIAGSMFGIALGSMWVTSRTYIVEITPEEKRGQFFGLFAFSGKVSSIVGPLLYGSITLIFADLGDTASRMALGSLIILTIIGLIVHGKVQTDK, encoded by the coding sequence ATGGAACAACGAAAAATCCAAACGAAAGATTTACGAGGGCCCGCACTGTATTTTTCATTGCCAATACTCGCTTGGGCTCTATATGATGCAGCAAACACGATATTTTCTTCCAATATTAACACGATATTTTTCCCTTTATATTTAAAAGAGGTAATTGGCTCAAATGAGGTTCAAGACCAAATAGCCAGCACGTTAATATCGTATTCTAACGCACTAGCTAGCTTTTTGTTAGTTTTATTCTCCCCTTTGTTTGGCGTGCTTATGGATAGAACAGGGAGGAAAAAGAAATATATTATCATTTTTACGATCATAACAGTTATTTCAACTGTTCTGATGGGAGTTTTCGGAGGAATCACATTCCAAGACTCTATCATAGGCATACCTATGTCATTATTTATCGTTATATTATTATTCGTTTTTGCAAAGTTTACTTACCATTCTAGTCTTGTATTTTATGATGCGATGATTTCAGATCTTGGCACAAAAGAACAGCTGCCGCTTATTTCTGGATTTGGTGTGGCAGTTGGATATATGGGGACATTGATTGGCTTGCTTGTATACATATTTGTTGGAGATGATAACTTTCATCAATCATTTATCCCGACAGGCTTGCTGTTTTTATTATTGTCTCTACCGCTTTTCTTTATTATTAAAGATACTCCAAAACAGACTGCAGAAAAACAATCCTTTCTGTCTGGCTATAAGGAAATCTATGAAACATTTAAGCAAGCAAAGAGCTACCGTAATATCTTTACTTTTATGATTGCTTATTTCTTCTTAAATGATGCAGTGGCTACGACAATTGCGATGATGGCTGTTTATGCACAAGCCATAGTTGGGTTCTCTACGGGCAAGTTTATTGTTTTATATTTAGTCTCAACACTATCAAGCATAATAGGCTCTTTTATTTTTGGTTACATTGCAAAAAGAATCGGTGCTTATCAATCAATCAGAATTGTGGGGTATCTATTAGTTGCTGCCTTAATTATCGCAACAGCTGCTTGGAATGAGCTGATGTTCTGGATTGCTGGAAGCATGTTTGGTATTGCTCTTGGCAGCATGTGGGTTACTTCTAGAACGTATATCGTTGAAATTACCCCCGAGGAAAAAAGGGGCCAGTTTTTTGGTTTATTTGCCTTCTCAGGTAAAGTTTCCTCTATTGTTGGTCCTCTTCTATATGGAAGCATCACCTTAATTTTTGCTGATTTAGGAGATACTGCGAGCAGGATGGCATTAGGGTCACTAATCATCCTAACTATAATAGGTTTGATCGTGCACGGAAAGGTACAAACAGATAAATAA
- a CDS encoding chemotaxis protein codes for MNNDKGILLETGTNELEIVEFGVGKNKFGINVIKVKEIINPVPITSIPHAHPNVEGIMELRGEVLPVVNLANALGLPPSEEPEKDKFIVSEFNKTKIIFHVHNVSQIHRISWEDIEKPSEMYQGAESQIIGVIKLNGEMILLLDFERIVVDINPDSGINVQQVKRLGTRERSNKQLIVVEDSPLLRKLLEDTLAEAGYEKVHFFENGREALEHLQGVIDSGKKIEDVVQLVITDIEMPQMDGHHLTRKIKEEAKLSHLPVIIFSSLITEDLRHKGKRVGANAQVSKPEIAELILLVDEYII; via the coding sequence ATGAACAACGATAAAGGAATCTTACTAGAGACAGGTACAAATGAATTAGAGATTGTAGAATTTGGTGTAGGCAAAAATAAATTCGGGATAAATGTTATTAAGGTAAAAGAAATTATTAACCCTGTACCTATTACGTCAATTCCCCATGCCCATCCTAATGTTGAGGGCATTATGGAATTGAGAGGAGAAGTGCTGCCAGTCGTAAACCTTGCAAATGCTTTAGGTTTGCCGCCTTCAGAGGAGCCGGAGAAAGATAAATTTATTGTTTCTGAGTTCAACAAAACAAAAATTATCTTTCACGTACATAATGTCTCCCAGATACATCGTATCTCTTGGGAAGACATTGAAAAGCCTTCTGAAATGTACCAAGGTGCAGAAAGTCAAATCATTGGTGTAATTAAGCTGAATGGCGAAATGATTTTGCTTCTTGACTTCGAACGCATTGTTGTTGATATTAATCCAGATTCAGGTATTAATGTTCAGCAAGTGAAAAGATTAGGAACACGTGAAAGAAGCAATAAACAGCTTATTGTAGTCGAAGATTCACCATTGCTAAGAAAACTGCTTGAGGATACGCTAGCAGAGGCAGGCTATGAGAAGGTGCATTTCTTTGAAAATGGCCGAGAAGCATTGGAACATTTGCAAGGAGTCATTGATTCTGGCAAAAAGATAGAAGATGTTGTCCAATTGGTGATTACAGATATTGAAATGCCGCAAATGGATGGACATCATTTAACAAGAAAGATTAAAGAGGAAGCTAAGCTGAGCCATCTTCCAGTTATCATTTTCTCTTCCTTAATTACGGAAGATTTAAGACATAAAGGGAAACGTGTCGGAGCGAATGCACAAGTAAGCAAACCAGAAATAGCGGAATTAATTCTGTTAGTTGATGAGTATATTATCTAA
- a CDS encoding YkyB family protein, translated as MHKHPSKMPQLHPTIENLSQSISVVNRHAKTATDPKFLYKLKQASLQKLLSEGKAKKVGLHFSSNPRNSQQQSDILVQCGEYTFHLPPTKKDFEELPHLGSLNQNVRNPKSTLSLNQAKKLLISYTGLKEDNQDQNKPPSKRYVKPVFKRLGESY; from the coding sequence ATGCACAAGCATCCATCAAAAATGCCGCAACTGCATCCAACGATCGAAAACCTCTCTCAATCCATTTCAGTAGTAAATCGCCATGCTAAAACAGCAACAGATCCGAAATTTCTTTATAAGCTGAAACAGGCAAGTCTGCAAAAACTGCTGAGTGAAGGGAAAGCAAAAAAGGTAGGGCTTCACTTTTCCAGCAATCCAAGAAACAGCCAGCAGCAGTCTGATATCCTGGTTCAATGCGGGGAATATACCTTTCACTTGCCGCCAACAAAAAAAGATTTTGAAGAATTGCCTCATCTTGGTTCTTTAAACCAAAACGTCAGGAATCCAAAATCTACCCTCTCTCTTAACCAGGCAAAAAAGCTGTTGATTTCATATACTGGTTTAAAAGAAGACAACCAAGATCAAAACAAGCCGCCAAGCAAACGATATGTTAAGCCTGTTTTCAAAAGACTTGGGGAAAGCTATTAG